One part of the Thermus hydrothermalis genome encodes these proteins:
- a CDS encoding response regulator transcription factor has product MAHILLVEDDPQVGELVKRFLEREGLAVDWARTGKEALAKAFEGGKPDLVVLDRGLPDMEGLEVLKALRDLDPLLPVLLLTGRADEDSRVEGLLEGADDYLGKPFSLKELLARIKALLRRAGKEGRRRFGPLELDLEARKAYLEGEPLKLSPTELSLLFALAQVPGRVYTREELLERVWGGDFEGSERVVDAYVRLLRKKLKDDPHAPRFIETVVGVGYRFLGE; this is encoded by the coding sequence ATGGCGCACATTCTCTTGGTGGAGGACGACCCCCAGGTGGGGGAGTTGGTGAAGCGGTTTTTGGAAAGGGAAGGGCTGGCGGTGGATTGGGCCCGCACGGGCAAGGAGGCTTTGGCGAAGGCCTTTGAAGGGGGCAAGCCGGACCTGGTGGTCCTGGACCGGGGCCTGCCGGACATGGAGGGCCTCGAGGTCCTCAAGGCCCTCAGGGACCTGGACCCCCTCCTTCCCGTCCTCCTCCTCACGGGCCGCGCCGATGAGGATAGCCGGGTGGAGGGGCTCTTGGAAGGGGCGGACGACTATCTGGGCAAGCCCTTTTCCCTCAAAGAACTCCTCGCCCGCATCAAGGCCCTCCTGCGCCGGGCAGGGAAGGAGGGGAGGCGGCGCTTTGGGCCTTTGGAGCTAGACCTGGAGGCCCGCAAGGCCTACCTGGAAGGGGAGCCCCTCAAGCTTTCCCCCACGGAGCTCAGCCTCCTTTTCGCCTTAGCCCAGGTGCCCGGACGGGTGTACACCCGGGAAGAGCTCTTGGAACGGGTCTGGGGTGGGGACTTTGAGGGCTCGGAGCGGGTGGTGGACGCCTACGTGCGCCTCCTCCGCAAGAAGCTCAAGGACGACCCCCACGCCCCCCGCTTCATTGAAACCGTGGTGGGGGTGGGGTACCGCTTCCTGGGGGAGTAG
- a CDS encoding SagB/ThcOx family dehydrogenase, producing MEKHPGKLFYRLSRLYPGDELPLKRKPKAKVYANPLETQALPSLRPEGGPPLFRVLAHLKPALPEVGAAITLKDLSQLLLPLAEREGLRGFPSAGEAYPLEAYLVALRVEGVFPGVYHYFPKEHQLFQLSSKAEAGAWAEALFGLSPERAAALLVLTLVPERSEALFGLRGYRYALLEAGYAAGLVLLAAVGLGLAAYPAETFYDEAVARLLGLPEGEYPGVVILLGR from the coding sequence ATGGAGAAGCATCCCGGCAAGCTCTTCTACCGCCTCTCCCGCCTCTACCCGGGGGACGAGCTTCCCCTAAAGCGCAAGCCCAAGGCCAAGGTCTACGCCAACCCCCTGGAAACCCAGGCCCTGCCCTCCTTGCGGCCCGAGGGGGGGCCGCCCCTCTTCCGCGTCCTGGCCCACCTCAAGCCCGCCTTGCCCGAGGTGGGGGCCGCCATTACCCTAAAGGACCTCTCCCAGCTCCTCCTCCCCTTGGCGGAGCGGGAGGGGCTTCGGGGCTTCCCCTCCGCCGGCGAGGCCTACCCCTTGGAGGCCTACCTGGTGGCCCTCAGGGTGGAAGGGGTCTTCCCCGGGGTCTACCACTACTTTCCCAAGGAGCACCAGCTTTTCCAGCTTTCCTCCAAGGCGGAGGCGGGGGCCTGGGCCGAGGCCCTTTTTGGGCTTTCCCCGGAGCGGGCGGCGGCCCTTTTGGTCCTGACCTTGGTTCCGGAAAGGAGCGAGGCCCTCTTTGGCCTCCGGGGCTACCGGTACGCCCTTTTGGAGGCCGGCTACGCCGCAGGCCTGGTCCTCCTCGCCGCCGTGGGCCTGGGGCTTGCTGCATATCCGGCGGAAACCTTTTACGATGAGGCTGTGGCCCGGCTTCTGGGTTTGCCCGAGGGGGAGTACCCGGGGGTGGTTATTCTGCTTGGGCGGTAA
- the glgC gene encoding glucose-1-phosphate adenylyltransferase → MVKVEVLGMILAGGQGSRLYPLTAKRAKPAVPFGAKYRIIDFVLNNFVNSGIYAIYVLTQYKAQSLTEHIQRYWRFGAFLEDHFILLVPAQMYRYEELGPVWYRGTADAIYQNLHLVQNHAPEAVAIFGGDHIFKMNVRHMVEYHYEKRADITIAAYPVPVEEASRFGVLQVDEEWRITEFQEKPKTPKPLPAKPHLALASMGNYIFRTEALFELLEADARDEASSHDFGKDVIPRALKEGYRVYAYDFHRNPIPGQEGPNLYWRDVGTLDAYFEASMDLVKVIPEFDLFNPEWPLRTANLFSPPAKFVHETGERVGRALNSLLAGGVIVSGGTVRESVLFRRVRVNSYSLVERSVLFDDVEVGRYCRIKNAIIDKNVKIPPHTEIGYDLEADRARGFTVTPEGVVVVPKGYRF, encoded by the coding sequence ATGGTCAAGGTGGAGGTTCTGGGGATGATTCTGGCGGGGGGGCAGGGGAGCCGCCTCTACCCCCTCACCGCCAAGCGGGCCAAGCCCGCCGTGCCCTTCGGGGCCAAGTACCGCATCATTGACTTCGTTCTCAACAACTTCGTGAACTCCGGCATCTACGCCATCTACGTCCTCACCCAGTACAAGGCTCAGTCCCTCACGGAGCACATCCAGCGCTACTGGCGCTTTGGCGCCTTTCTGGAGGACCACTTCATCCTCCTCGTCCCCGCCCAGATGTACCGGTACGAGGAGCTTGGGCCCGTGTGGTACCGGGGCACGGCGGACGCCATCTACCAGAACCTGCACCTGGTGCAAAACCATGCCCCCGAGGCGGTGGCCATCTTCGGCGGGGACCACATCTTCAAGATGAACGTCCGCCACATGGTGGAGTACCACTACGAGAAGCGGGCGGACATCACCATCGCCGCCTACCCCGTGCCCGTGGAGGAGGCGAGCCGCTTCGGCGTCCTCCAGGTGGACGAGGAGTGGCGCATCACCGAGTTCCAGGAAAAGCCCAAGACCCCCAAACCCCTGCCCGCCAAGCCCCACCTGGCCCTGGCCTCCATGGGCAACTACATCTTCCGCACCGAGGCCCTCTTTGAGCTTTTGGAGGCGGACGCCCGGGACGAGGCCAGCTCCCACGACTTCGGCAAGGACGTTATCCCCCGCGCCCTCAAGGAGGGGTACCGGGTCTACGCCTACGATTTCCACCGCAACCCCATCCCCGGCCAGGAGGGGCCCAACCTCTACTGGCGGGACGTGGGGACCTTGGACGCCTACTTTGAGGCCAGCATGGACCTGGTCAAGGTCATCCCCGAGTTTGACCTCTTCAACCCCGAGTGGCCCCTCAGGACGGCGAACCTCTTCAGCCCCCCGGCCAAGTTCGTCCACGAGACGGGGGAGCGGGTGGGCCGGGCCCTGAATAGCCTCCTCGCCGGCGGGGTCATCGTGAGCGGGGGGACGGTGCGGGAGTCCGTCCTCTTCCGCCGGGTGCGGGTGAACTCCTATAGCCTGGTGGAGCGCTCCGTCCTCTTTGACGACGTGGAGGTGGGGCGCTATTGCCGCATCAAAAACGCCATCATTGACAAGAACGTGAAGATCCCGCCCCACACGGAGATCGGCTACGACCTCGAGGCCGACCGGGCCCGCGGCTTCACCGTGACCCCGGAAGGGGTGGTGGTGGTGCCCAAGGGGTACCGCTTCTAG